The following proteins are co-located in the Flectobacillus major DSM 103 genome:
- a CDS encoding PorP/SprF family type IX secretion system membrane protein, translating into MQKKLLFLILTFIVMGVLPVIAQQDAQLSQYMFNPLYINPATAGTDGTLKFQLHYRNQWSGYQTSLDGGGSLGTQIFTASMPLNGLRSGIGVHFVNDKTPSGAGYQDLKLSYSYQIGLGNGSIISLGARGGFHIKSFDNSFRPRESDDPLIDGLSGKISQTKPDYSVGVLYKASNYFVGASLNHINSPVYNFGIANIANNKAVQSLYVHGGYNYYLTDDIEISPTALFRTDFQTNVLEGGAILTYAEKYWVGGSYRLNDAGIIIAGISLLQNNSLKIGYSLDLTTTNGASAKAPTSHEILLSYSLPAPKLLSGKKTPVRTPRFRR; encoded by the coding sequence ATGCAGAAAAAACTATTATTCCTCATTTTGACCTTTATTGTGATGGGCGTTCTGCCAGTAATAGCTCAGCAGGATGCTCAATTGAGCCAATATATGTTCAACCCTTTGTACATCAACCCTGCCACCGCTGGCACTGATGGCACACTCAAGTTTCAATTACACTATAGAAACCAGTGGTCGGGCTATCAAACAAGCCTAGATGGAGGAGGCTCGTTGGGTACACAAATATTTACCGCTTCGATGCCACTAAATGGCCTACGAAGTGGCATTGGTGTACATTTTGTCAATGATAAAACTCCTTCAGGGGCAGGTTACCAAGATTTAAAACTTTCATATTCTTATCAGATAGGCTTAGGGAATGGAAGTATCATTTCGCTTGGGGCAAGAGGCGGGTTTCATATAAAATCGTTCGATAATAGTTTTCGCCCACGCGAGAGCGACGACCCCTTGATTGATGGCCTTTCGGGAAAGATTAGTCAAACCAAACCCGACTACAGCGTTGGGGTATTATACAAGGCTTCTAATTATTTTGTGGGTGCGAGCCTCAACCATATCAACTCGCCAGTGTACAATTTTGGTATAGCAAATATTGCCAATAACAAAGCTGTCCAAAGCTTGTATGTACATGGTGGCTATAATTATTATTTGACAGACGACATTGAGATTAGTCCTACTGCACTTTTTAGAACCGACTTTCAGACGAATGTACTCGAAGGAGGTGCGATTTTGACCTATGCCGAAAAGTATTGGGTTGGAGGTTCTTATAGACTTAATGATGCTGGCATTATTATTGCGGGCATATCTTTATTACAGAATAATTCTTTAAAGATAGGTTATTCGTTGGATTTGACCACCACGAATGGAGCATCCGCCAAGGCCCCGACATCGCACGAAATATTGCTTAGCTATTCACTTCCAGCTCCCAAGTTATTAAGTGGTAAGAAAACTCCTGTGAGAACCCCAAGGTTTAGGAGATAA
- the porK gene encoding type IX secretion system lipoprotein PorK/GldK, whose translation MNYSVIFRKTLLLILIAVPVLFLDSCSSSSSKKGGKTASSKSKSGKGREVATKGKGGKKGRSSKKEDVGMVNGEIAATARKGWKQTTPLGMVLIPSGSYMMGQADEDIVSSSVNFNKRVSVAQFFMDDTEISNNEYRQFTSAMLTDSISVLGEEKIMTEYYPDTTVWSKDFTYHNGDPMTEYYFSSPAFDLYPVVGVSWRAAKYFCEWRTKALNDHRTAEGMYISPRFRLPSEAEWEWASRGGKASAKYPWGNPYVANGKGCLLANFKPHRGNYDADGYAYTAPVNSYNPNDYGLYNMAGNVAEWCIDAYSDNAVAITWDLNTLNDDKDEPRKVIRGGSWKDVAYYLETGTRAYEYEDKKRSYIGFRCAMTHLGRSSGKEFR comes from the coding sequence ATGAATTACAGTGTAATTTTCAGGAAAACTCTATTACTAATCCTTATAGCCGTTCCTGTTTTATTTTTAGATAGTTGTAGCTCTTCATCTAGTAAAAAAGGGGGGAAAACTGCAAGTAGTAAAAGTAAAAGTGGAAAAGGTAGAGAAGTTGCTACCAAAGGAAAAGGAGGGAAAAAAGGCCGTAGCAGCAAGAAAGAAGATGTTGGTATGGTAAATGGTGAAATTGCGGCTACTGCAAGAAAAGGCTGGAAGCAAACCACTCCACTAGGAATGGTACTGATTCCGTCGGGCTCGTATATGATGGGGCAAGCCGATGAAGATATCGTATCGTCGTCTGTTAACTTCAATAAAAGAGTTTCGGTAGCTCAATTCTTTATGGACGATACTGAAATTAGTAATAATGAGTATCGACAATTTACTTCTGCTATGCTTACTGACTCTATCTCGGTATTGGGCGAAGAAAAAATTATGACAGAGTATTATCCAGATACTACTGTATGGAGCAAAGACTTTACGTATCACAACGGTGATCCAATGACTGAATATTACTTTTCAAGCCCAGCATTTGACTTGTATCCAGTAGTTGGTGTAAGTTGGAGAGCTGCAAAGTATTTCTGCGAATGGCGTACAAAAGCTTTGAACGACCACAGAACAGCCGAAGGAATGTATATTTCTCCTCGTTTCCGTTTACCATCGGAAGCTGAATGGGAATGGGCTTCGAGGGGGGGGAAAGCTTCTGCAAAGTATCCTTGGGGTAATCCTTACGTAGCTAATGGAAAAGGTTGCTTATTAGCCAATTTCAAGCCACATAGAGGTAATTATGATGCTGATGGATATGCCTATACTGCTCCAGTAAATTCATACAACCCTAACGATTATGGCCTTTACAACATGGCTGGAAACGTAGCTGAGTGGTGTATTGATGCTTATTCAGACAATGCTGTTGCGATTACATGGGACCTAAATACGTTGAATGACGACAAAGACGAGCCAAGAAAGGTTATTAGAGGTGGTTCATGGAAAGACGTAGCCTATTACCTTGAAACGGGTACTCGTGCTTATGAATATGAAGATAAAAAACGTTCATATATAGGTTTCCGCTGTGCCATGACACATTTAGGACGTTCTTCAGGTAAAGAATTTAGATAG
- the porL gene encoding type IX secretion system motor protein PorL/GldL: protein MKGLEKIINVIASAGAAVVIVGALFKILHLEGANQMLMVGMLTEAAIFLLFAILYATAKPEKEYEWERVYPELAKDFQGELPKVSSRGSFTGGNGLTAKMDDALANAKISPEVFDNLGKSLKSLTESVSKIGEISDATIATTEYAKNIKVASATVSEMNKAYGTTLNAVSEFSNATQDAKEYRAQFQKITQNMGALNAVYELELQDTNKHLKAMNAFYGNLTTAMENMSDASKDTQQFKQELAKLTTNLSSLNNVYGSMLSAMKGN from the coding sequence ATGAAGGGCTTAGAAAAAATTATTAACGTTATCGCCAGTGCTGGTGCCGCAGTAGTTATTGTTGGAGCATTATTTAAAATTTTACACTTAGAAGGTGCTAATCAAATGCTAATGGTAGGTATGCTAACAGAAGCAGCTATTTTCTTGTTGTTTGCTATTTTGTATGCTACTGCTAAGCCTGAAAAGGAGTATGAATGGGAACGAGTTTACCCTGAATTAGCCAAAGATTTTCAAGGTGAATTGCCAAAGGTGTCATCTCGTGGTTCTTTTACAGGTGGCAATGGCCTAACAGCCAAAATGGATGATGCTTTGGCCAATGCTAAAATATCGCCAGAAGTATTCGATAACTTGGGCAAAAGCCTCAAATCGCTTACTGAGTCAGTTTCAAAAATTGGAGAAATTTCAGATGCTACAATCGCTACAACTGAATATGCTAAAAATATTAAAGTAGCTTCGGCAACCGTAAGCGAAATGAACAAAGCGTATGGTACAACCTTGAACGCTGTTTCTGAGTTTTCTAATGCTACTCAGGATGCAAAAGAATATCGTGCTCAGTTCCAAAAAATTACCCAAAATATGGGTGCTTTAAATGCTGTATATGAATTAGAATTACAAGATACCAACAAGCACCTAAAAGCAATGAATGCATTCTATGGCAATTTGACAACTGCAATGGAAAATATGTCTGACGCAAGTAAGGATACCCAACAGTTTAAGCAAGAGTTAGCTAAATTGACAACCAACTTATCTTCATTGAACAATGTTTATGGAAGTATGTTGTCTGCCATGAAAGGTAACTAA
- the porM gene encoding type IX secretion system motor protein PorM/GldM has product MAGLKETPRQKMIGMMYLVLTALLALQVSDALLQKFALLNNSLETANQSASEKNKGTIQGIESRIKELPNPAAYADITRKAAEVHKLAESVVNEIEGIKAKVIEAGGGIDPETGQIKNPKEEEKIYQLMVGASKKGAAYSLATSMEQYITKLTALADKGTVFPALSLSAKEDPMVAKDADQRNKDFAELNFAQTPVAAALATLSQKQAEIRRYESEVLGQLAAKVGAKEVKFDKVFAQVSANANTVVAGMEYEAEVFIAATSSGFTPRMSLNGASLPVKDGRGQIKFKATGGEYDRNGLSKKTYTASVSYMSPTGPKTESIVKEYFVLKPTYNIETATLPALYLGCANRLSIVSPGLGALWNPSFSAEGGDAIAGERGKVTIVPSSSNVTLNVSNGGTLLGKETFRVRRVPRPEIKVYGNGGELDEKRGASASGLRVIEARALADESFKATNPEDAQFRVSEIYVALARGTKKVGDVSGSGSVNISALAAQAQAGDRYYIEVKGVQRKNFRGTVESIPVGNVIKNIPLN; this is encoded by the coding sequence ATGGCAGGTTTAAAAGAAACGCCCCGTCAGAAGATGATTGGGATGATGTATTTGGTACTCACAGCCTTGCTTGCTTTGCAGGTTAGTGATGCTCTTTTACAGAAATTCGCTTTATTGAATAACAGTTTGGAGACAGCCAATCAGTCTGCATCTGAAAAAAATAAAGGTACTATTCAAGGTATCGAATCAAGAATCAAAGAATTGCCTAATCCAGCAGCTTATGCCGATATTACCCGTAAAGCTGCCGAAGTTCATAAATTAGCTGAAAGTGTAGTTAATGAAATAGAAGGAATCAAAGCTAAGGTTATTGAAGCTGGAGGAGGAATTGACCCTGAAACTGGGCAAATCAAAAATCCCAAAGAAGAAGAGAAAATTTATCAGTTGATGGTAGGTGCTAGCAAAAAAGGAGCTGCATATTCTTTGGCCACTTCAATGGAGCAATACATTACAAAGTTGACAGCTTTGGCAGATAAAGGCACCGTATTTCCAGCATTGTCTTTGTCAGCCAAAGAAGACCCAATGGTGGCTAAAGACGCTGATCAACGTAATAAAGATTTTGCAGAATTAAACTTTGCTCAGACGCCTGTAGCAGCAGCATTGGCTACTTTGAGTCAAAAGCAAGCTGAAATCAGACGATACGAAAGTGAAGTGTTAGGCCAATTAGCCGCAAAAGTTGGAGCAAAAGAAGTGAAATTTGATAAAGTATTTGCTCAAGTTTCGGCCAATGCTAATACTGTAGTAGCTGGTATGGAATATGAAGCTGAAGTATTTATTGCTGCTACTTCAAGTGGCTTTACGCCTCGTATGAGCCTTAATGGTGCTTCTTTACCTGTAAAGGATGGAAGAGGACAAATCAAATTTAAGGCAACAGGTGGCGAGTACGATAGAAATGGCTTATCTAAGAAAACATACACTGCTTCGGTATCGTACATGAGCCCAACAGGCCCTAAAACAGAATCTATTGTAAAAGAATACTTTGTTTTAAAACCAACTTACAATATCGAAACAGCAACATTGCCAGCATTGTATTTGGGTTGTGCTAATAGATTGAGTATTGTAAGCCCAGGTTTGGGGGCTTTATGGAATCCTTCTTTCTCTGCTGAGGGTGGTGATGCTATTGCTGGCGAACGTGGAAAGGTAACAATTGTTCCTAGCTCATCTAATGTAACATTAAATGTATCTAACGGAGGTACTTTATTAGGTAAAGAAACTTTTCGTGTGAGAAGAGTTCCTAGACCAGAGATTAAAGTATATGGAAATGGTGGTGAACTCGACGAAAAACGTGGTGCTAGTGCTTCAGGTTTAAGAGTTATCGAAGCACGTGCTTTAGCTGATGAATCGTTTAAAGCTACCAACCCAGAGGATGCTCAATTTAGAGTTTCGGAAATTTACGTGGCTCTTGCTCGTGGAACGAAAAAAGTAGGAGATGTGTCGGGTTCTGGTAGTGTCAATATTTCGGCATTAGCAGCTCAGGCTCAAGCTGGCGACCGTTATTATATCGAAGTAAAGGGTGTACAACGCAAAAACTTTAGAGGAACCGTAGAGAGTATTCCTGTAGGTAACGTGATTAAAAATATTCCATTGAACTAA
- the porN gene encoding type IX secretion system ring protein PorN/GldN: MKNFVKYAGAAFVTLATCTLVSAQERDNSGKNPDSVRPIDDSNVMWKQRLWRRMDLNEKQNQPFFSKNNEITKYLIEWVQSGVLQPYKNDSLKTKISKEEFMRNLEIDDAFGDNALSDEEKAAGFGNETAAAAGSDDGWGDPKPKAGAEGKAVAGTKPAGGAGAFYRLPRELTIIEIKEDAIFDKQRSRLYFDIQAITMIVPANKSVAGFDKVIASFKYKDLDKLFRSNPNCIWYNAQNEAQHKNMADAFDLRLFHARLIKKGNAEDKDLQEMYGGDKKGLMMSQQLEYKLMEMEHNLWEY, encoded by the coding sequence ATGAAGAATTTTGTAAAATACGCAGGTGCAGCCTTTGTAACTTTGGCTACCTGCACGCTGGTTTCAGCACAAGAAAGAGATAATAGTGGTAAAAATCCAGACTCTGTTCGTCCTATCGATGATTCGAATGTGATGTGGAAGCAACGTTTGTGGAGAAGAATGGATTTGAATGAAAAGCAAAACCAGCCTTTTTTCTCTAAAAATAATGAAATCACGAAATATTTGATTGAGTGGGTTCAAAGTGGTGTTTTGCAACCCTACAAAAATGACTCTTTGAAAACCAAAATATCGAAAGAAGAATTTATGCGTAATCTTGAAATAGATGACGCATTTGGCGATAATGCTCTTTCTGACGAAGAAAAAGCAGCAGGTTTTGGCAACGAAACTGCTGCTGCTGCAGGTAGCGATGACGGTTGGGGCGACCCTAAACCTAAAGCTGGTGCTGAAGGTAAAGCTGTTGCTGGTACAAAACCCGCAGGTGGAGCAGGTGCGTTTTATCGTTTACCACGAGAACTAACTATTATCGAAATAAAAGAGGATGCTATTTTTGATAAGCAACGTTCTCGATTATATTTCGATATTCAAGCGATTACTATGATTGTTCCAGCCAACAAATCAGTAGCAGGATTTGATAAAGTAATTGCATCATTTAAATACAAGGACTTAGACAAATTGTTCCGTAGTAATCCCAATTGTATCTGGTACAATGCCCAAAACGAAGCTCAACACAAGAATATGGCCGATGCTTTTGACTTGCGTTTATTCCATGCTCGTTTGATTAAAAAGGGTAATGCAGAAGATAAAGATTTACAAGAGATGTACGGAGGAGATAAAAAAGGCTTGATGATGTCTCAACAATTAGAGTATAAATTGATGGAGATGGAACACAACCTTTGGGAATATTAA
- the uvrC gene encoding excinuclease ABC subunit UvrC — protein sequence MMEFDYKAELAKVPEEPGVYRYFDEEGTVIYVGKAKNLKNRVSSYFVKSNQHDRKTKRLVSQIRKIEFTIVNTEFDALLLENNLIKKFQPKFNILLRDDKMYPFICITNESFPKVITTRRIDRKLGTFFGPFANQKAMYTILEMFGQLYKFRTCNLNLSPKNIQERKFKICLEYHIGNCKGPCEGLQSEADYSLEIDQARHILKGNLGFPKIYFEEKMLEAAAKLAFEEAQEFKEKLQLLDKFQSKSTVVNPNIKDVDVFAIVSDEQLAYLNFMKITNGFITQTQTWDVKKKLDETDEDILTMLVWEMRDKYQSEAKEVITNIPLSVELKGIENTIPQIGDKRKLLDMSMKNVLYFRREKADRQAAEESGGDRKMRVLLTLKNDLQLKTIPRHIECFDNSNIQGTNPVSAMVCFKDGIPSKKDYRHFTPKTVVGPNDFATMYEVVTRRYTRLLEEESPLPDLIIIDGGKGQLSASCDALKALGLYGKVPIIGIAKRLEEIYFPEDSIPLYIDKKSESLKLIQRLRDEAHRFGITKHRDKRSKNFIISQLESIEGIGKTTATKLLKHFGTVSKIYEAPLEELESLLGKAKAKALKQQLEIINPQ from the coding sequence ATGATGGAGTTTGATTATAAAGCTGAATTAGCCAAAGTACCCGAAGAACCTGGCGTATATAGATACTTTGACGAAGAGGGTACGGTAATTTATGTTGGAAAAGCCAAAAATCTCAAAAATAGGGTTAGCAGTTATTTCGTTAAGTCGAACCAACATGACCGAAAAACAAAACGATTGGTTTCTCAAATCAGAAAAATTGAGTTTACTATCGTTAATACCGAGTTTGATGCCTTATTGTTGGAAAACAACCTCATCAAAAAGTTTCAACCCAAATTCAATATTCTCCTTCGTGATGACAAGATGTATCCTTTCATCTGTATCACCAACGAGTCTTTCCCCAAAGTAATTACGACTCGCCGAATTGACCGTAAGTTGGGAACATTCTTTGGCCCATTTGCCAATCAGAAAGCCATGTACACCATCTTAGAAATGTTTGGACAACTTTATAAATTTCGGACTTGTAACCTTAATTTGTCTCCCAAAAATATCCAAGAGCGTAAGTTCAAGATTTGCCTAGAGTATCATATTGGCAACTGTAAAGGCCCTTGTGAAGGACTTCAGTCGGAGGCTGACTATAGTTTAGAAATCGACCAAGCTAGGCATATTCTCAAGGGTAATTTGGGTTTTCCAAAAATATATTTTGAGGAAAAAATGCTTGAAGCTGCCGCTAAACTGGCCTTTGAAGAAGCCCAAGAGTTTAAAGAAAAATTACAGCTTTTAGATAAATTTCAAAGTAAGTCAACTGTAGTAAACCCCAATATCAAGGATGTTGATGTATTTGCTATTGTTTCGGATGAACAATTGGCCTATCTAAATTTCATGAAAATTACCAATGGGTTTATTACGCAAACACAAACATGGGATGTCAAGAAAAAACTCGATGAAACTGATGAGGATATTCTTACGATGTTGGTTTGGGAAATGCGTGACAAATACCAGAGCGAGGCTAAAGAAGTAATTACCAATATTCCACTTTCAGTTGAATTGAAGGGTATCGAAAATACTATTCCTCAAATCGGCGATAAAAGAAAACTCTTAGATATGTCGATGAAGAATGTATTGTATTTTAGGCGTGAAAAAGCCGACCGCCAAGCGGCCGAAGAAAGTGGTGGCGACCGTAAAATGCGAGTTTTACTTACGCTGAAAAATGACTTACAGCTCAAAACTATTCCTAGGCATATTGAATGTTTTGATAACTCCAATATTCAGGGAACAAATCCTGTTTCGGCTATGGTATGTTTTAAAGATGGAATACCCTCTAAAAAAGATTATCGCCATTTTACGCCCAAAACGGTTGTTGGCCCCAACGACTTTGCTACGATGTATGAAGTAGTAACAAGACGATACACTCGACTACTCGAAGAGGAATCACCTCTCCCTGATTTGATTATTATTGATGGTGGAAAAGGTCAATTGTCGGCTTCATGCGATGCCCTAAAAGCTTTGGGTTTGTACGGGAAAGTGCCTATTATAGGTATTGCTAAAAGGCTTGAAGAGATTTATTTTCCAGAAGATAGTATTCCTTTATATATCGATAAAAAATCAGAATCACTAAAACTCATTCAACGCCTACGAGACGAAGCTCACCGATTTGGTATTACCAAACATCGCGATAAACGAAGCAAAAATTTTATTATTAGCCAGCTAGAAAGTATTGAAGGTATTGGCAAAACTACTGCTACCAAATTACTTAAACATTTTGGGACTGTCAGTAAGATTTATGAAGCCCCCTTAGAAGAACTTGAAAGTTTGCTTGGAAAGGCAAAAGCAAAAGCATTAAAACAACAATTAGAAATTATCAATCCACAATAA
- the xylA gene encoding xylose isomerase, producing MANITLGDKEYFAGIGKIQFEGRESDNPLAFKWYDENRVIAGKTMKEHLRFAVAYWHTFCGQGADPFGPGTQQFPWDVKAGAVDRAKDKMDAAFEFFTKIGAPYYCFHDIDLVDEGNSMSEYESNLQSIVDYAKQKQAASGVKLLWGTANVFSNPRYMNGASTNPDFSVVAHAGTQVKNAIDATIALNGENYVFWGGREGYMTLLNTDMKRELAHMGQFLTIARDYARKNGFTGKFFIEPKPCEPTKHQYDFDSATVIGFLKEYGLENDFMLNLEVNHATLAGHTFQHELQVAVDNNMLGSMDANRGDYQNGWDTDQFPNNLNELTESMLIILEGKGITQGGINFDAKIRRNSTDLNDIFYAHIGGMDSFARALVIADNILTKSPYKKIRSDRYASFDSGKGAEYEAGKLSLEDLRAIAFESGEPARTSGKQELLENLINQYI from the coding sequence ATGGCAAATATTACCTTAGGCGACAAAGAATACTTCGCTGGAATCGGCAAAATTCAATTTGAAGGTAGAGAATCAGATAACCCTTTAGCATTCAAATGGTATGATGAAAACCGTGTGATTGCTGGTAAAACAATGAAAGAGCATTTGCGTTTTGCGGTTGCTTATTGGCATACATTCTGTGGGCAAGGTGCAGATCCATTTGGTCCGGGAACACAGCAATTCCCTTGGGATGTAAAAGCGGGTGCTGTTGACAGAGCAAAAGATAAAATGGATGCGGCTTTTGAATTTTTTACTAAAATTGGTGCTCCATATTACTGTTTTCATGATATTGACTTAGTTGATGAAGGTAACTCAATGAGCGAGTACGAATCAAACCTACAGTCAATCGTTGACTATGCAAAGCAAAAACAAGCAGCTTCTGGTGTGAAGTTATTGTGGGGTACTGCAAACGTATTCTCTAACCCTCGTTACATGAATGGTGCATCTACAAACCCAGACTTCTCGGTGGTTGCACATGCTGGTACACAGGTTAAAAATGCGATTGATGCTACAATTGCCTTGAATGGTGAAAACTACGTATTCTGGGGTGGTCGTGAAGGTTATATGACCTTATTGAACACAGACATGAAACGTGAATTAGCTCACATGGGACAATTCTTAACAATTGCTCGTGACTATGCTCGTAAAAATGGATTTACAGGTAAATTCTTCATCGAACCTAAACCTTGTGAGCCAACGAAACACCAATATGACTTTGACTCAGCAACTGTAATCGGATTCTTGAAAGAATATGGTTTAGAAAATGATTTCATGTTGAACCTTGAAGTGAACCACGCTACTTTAGCTGGACACACGTTCCAACACGAATTACAAGTGGCTGTAGATAACAATATGTTAGGTAGTATGGATGCCAACCGTGGTGACTACCAAAACGGATGGGATACTGACCAATTCCCTAACAACTTGAATGAATTAACAGAATCTATGTTAATCATCTTAGAAGGAAAAGGTATTACACAAGGAGGTATCAACTTCGATGCTAAAATTCGTCGTAACTCTACAGATTTGAATGATATTTTCTATGCACACATTGGTGGTATGGATTCATTTGCAAGAGCTTTGGTAATTGCAGATAATATTTTGACTAAATCACCATACAAGAAAATTCGTTCAGACAGATATGCTTCTTTTGATTCGGGTAAAGGAGCAGAATACGAAGCAGGAAAACTTAGCTTAGAAGATTTGCGTGCTATTGCTTTTGAAAGTGGCGAGCCAGCAAGAACAAGCGGTAAACAAGAATTATTAGAAAACTTGATTAATCAGTATATCTAG
- a CDS encoding GntR family transcriptional regulator, with product MGKSLQIEPNAQKPKYQQLIEDIIEKIQSGALQRGDQLPTINEITNSLGVARMTIIRAYEELRERGIVAAQHGKGYFVASTDVQTTMHIFVLFDAMNPYKEVLFHSLKEALGDNVSINLFFHYHDLKVFENVLINNIGNYNFYIVMPHFNEDVSDIVGQIPKEKLLILDIDIDKFDDEYAILYQDFERNIFEGLQEALPLLEKYKGITLFLSKNHFQYTPNGILTGFKKFCTTYNIQAKIVDNLEIDIIEKGYAYILFLENDIIRFINYVNKKGFKLGSDVGLLSYDDTPIKQILSEDGITTISNDFNKMGKLAGRMVHNRQKGKIASPSSLIIRGSL from the coding sequence ATGGGAAAATCATTACAAATTGAGCCTAATGCTCAAAAACCCAAATACCAACAACTTATTGAAGATATCATTGAAAAAATTCAAAGTGGTGCTCTTCAACGAGGCGACCAACTTCCTACTATCAATGAAATCACTAATTCGTTGGGGGTAGCTCGTATGACTATTATTAGGGCTTATGAAGAACTGCGTGAAAGGGGGATTGTAGCTGCTCAGCATGGCAAAGGATATTTTGTTGCTTCGACAGATGTACAAACTACTATGCACATTTTTGTGCTTTTCGATGCTATGAACCCTTACAAAGAGGTTTTATTCCATTCTTTGAAAGAGGCTTTGGGTGATAACGTTTCTATTAACTTATTTTTTCATTACCACGACCTGAAGGTTTTTGAAAATGTTCTTATTAATAATATTGGTAATTATAATTTTTATATTGTGATGCCTCACTTTAATGAAGATGTATCTGATATTGTTGGACAGATTCCCAAAGAAAAGCTTTTGATACTTGATATTGATATTGATAAATTCGATGACGAATACGCTATTTTATACCAAGATTTTGAAAGGAATATCTTTGAGGGGCTACAGGAGGCTTTGCCTCTACTTGAAAAATATAAGGGTATTACACTTTTTCTAAGCAAAAATCATTTTCAGTATACTCCCAATGGTATACTAACAGGATTTAAAAAATTCTGTACTACTTACAATATTCAGGCTAAGATTGTTGATAACCTCGAAATAGATATTATCGAAAAAGGTTATGCCTATATTCTTTTCTTAGAAAATGATATAATCAGATTCATTAATTATGTCAATAAAAAAGGATTTAAGCTTGGTAGTGATGTTGGTTTACTCTCTTATGACGATACTCCTATTAAACAAATTCTATCTGAGGATGGCATCACCACGATTTCTAATGACTTCAATAAAATGGGGAAATTGGCTGGCCGAATGGTACATAACCGACAAAAAGGAAAAATTGCAAGCCCTTCGTCGCTCATTATTCGAGGAAGCTTATAA